A window of Cohnella herbarum contains these coding sequences:
- the glnA gene encoding type I glutamate--ammonia ligase, which produces MNYTREDITRIAKEQNVRFIRLQFTDLLGSIKNLEIPFSQLEKALDNKMMFDGSSIEGYVRIEESDMYLYPDLSTWVVFPWVTENKVARLICDIYMPDGTPFAGDPRGILKRALQEAEDMGFSTMNVGPEPEFFLFQTDDKGNPTMELNDQGGYFDLAPTDLGENCRRDIVLMLEEMGFEIEASHHEVAPGQHEIDFKYAPAIKAADQIQTFKLVVKTIARQHGLHATFMPKPLFGMNGSGMHCHQSLFRGDENAFFDANDKLGLSSIARQYMAGVLRHARGIAAITNPTVNSYKRLVPGYEAPCYVAWSASNRSPMIRIPASRGLSTRIEVRNPDPAANPYLALAVMLKAGLDGINNKMSIPAPVDRNIYVMSEEERQDAGIPSLPINLKEALAELLRDDIICEALGDHALSHFYELKEIEWDMYRTQVHQWERDQYLTMY; this is translated from the coding sequence ATGAACTATACACGCGAGGACATTACCCGGATTGCCAAAGAACAGAACGTTCGTTTCATTCGTTTGCAATTTACCGACTTGCTCGGTTCGATCAAAAACTTGGAAATACCCTTCAGCCAGTTGGAGAAGGCGCTCGATAACAAAATGATGTTCGACGGTTCTTCGATCGAAGGTTACGTTCGCATCGAAGAGTCCGATATGTATTTGTATCCGGATCTTAGCACATGGGTCGTGTTCCCTTGGGTAACCGAGAACAAAGTCGCCCGTCTGATCTGCGATATCTACATGCCGGACGGCACGCCGTTCGCGGGCGATCCGCGCGGTATTCTGAAGCGCGCGCTTCAAGAAGCCGAAGATATGGGATTCTCGACGATGAACGTCGGTCCCGAGCCGGAATTTTTCCTATTCCAAACCGATGACAAAGGCAACCCGACGATGGAACTTAACGACCAAGGCGGATACTTCGATCTAGCGCCGACGGATTTAGGCGAGAACTGCCGTCGCGATATCGTTCTGATGCTCGAGGAAATGGGCTTCGAAATCGAGGCTTCCCACCACGAGGTCGCTCCGGGTCAACATGAAATCGACTTTAAATACGCCCCAGCCATTAAAGCGGCGGATCAAATTCAAACGTTCAAACTCGTCGTGAAGACGATCGCGCGCCAGCATGGTTTGCACGCGACATTCATGCCTAAGCCGTTGTTCGGCATGAACGGTTCCGGCATGCACTGCCACCAATCGTTGTTCCGCGGCGACGAGAACGCGTTCTTCGATGCGAACGACAAACTCGGATTAAGCAGCATTGCCCGTCAATACATGGCAGGGGTGCTTCGTCACGCCCGCGGTATCGCGGCGATCACGAATCCGACCGTCAATTCGTATAAGCGTCTTGTTCCCGGCTATGAAGCTCCATGTTACGTCGCATGGTCCGCCAGCAACCGCAGTCCCATGATTCGGATTCCGGCTTCCCGCGGTCTTAGCACGCGCATCGAAGTTCGTAACCCGGATCCGGCCGCTAACCCTTACTTGGCGCTAGCGGTCATGCTGAAAGCCGGTTTGGACGGAATTAACAACAAGATGTCGATTCCTGCTCCGGTAGACCGCAACATCTACGTGATGAGCGAAGAAGAGCGTCAGGACGCCGGTATTCCTAGTCTTCCGATCAACCTGAAGGAAGCGTTGGCCGAACTGCTGCGCGATGACATCATTTGCGAAGCGTTAGGCGATCACGCTCTAAGCCATTTCTACGAGCTGAAAGAAATCGAGTGGGATATGTACCGTACGCAAGTCCACCAGTGGGAACGCGATCAGTACTTGACGATGTATTAA
- a CDS encoding methionine gamma-lyase family protein: MLDQDHVDFEHLWEQWAEAAEEQASSRLRAMDRIVENNQEKVINAFQKHRVSDFHFAASTGYGYNDSGREVLDLVYADVFGAEAAIVRPHLVSGTHTISAALFGCLRPGDELLFVTGRPYDTLHKVIGKPGDGLGSLADWGVHTKIVPLLEDGSVNWEAIGAAVSERTKVFAIQRSRGYDWRPSFTIDQIADMVSRIKAIQPDGIVFVDNCYGEFTEQREPTEVGVDLMAGSLIKNPGGGLAPSGGYIAGKQRLVELAAYRMTAPGIGGEVGAMLGTTRSIFQGLFLAPLLVGQAVKGSIFASAIFERLGFETHPRWNDPRTDLIQAIRFSAAEPLVHFVQSIQKAAAVDAHVVPEPWDMPGYEHPVIMAAGTFIQGGSLELSADAPVREPYIAYMQGGLTYAHVKFAVKGTLREFRKRGYL; this comes from the coding sequence ATGCTGGATCAGGATCATGTAGATTTCGAACACCTATGGGAACAATGGGCGGAAGCCGCGGAGGAGCAAGCGTCGTCTCGGCTTCGCGCAATGGATCGGATCGTGGAGAACAACCAGGAGAAAGTCATTAACGCTTTCCAGAAGCATCGGGTAAGCGACTTTCATTTCGCGGCGTCGACCGGGTACGGTTATAACGACAGCGGACGCGAGGTGTTGGATCTGGTGTACGCGGACGTATTCGGAGCGGAAGCGGCGATCGTTCGACCTCATCTCGTTTCCGGAACCCATACGATATCCGCCGCTCTGTTCGGCTGCTTACGTCCTGGAGACGAGCTTTTGTTCGTTACGGGTCGGCCATACGATACGTTGCATAAGGTTATCGGCAAGCCTGGCGACGGATTAGGTTCGCTCGCGGATTGGGGCGTACATACGAAGATCGTTCCCTTATTAGAGGACGGTAGCGTGAATTGGGAAGCGATCGGCGCTGCCGTATCGGAGCGTACGAAAGTGTTCGCTATTCAGCGTTCTCGGGGTTACGATTGGCGTCCTTCGTTCACGATCGACCAGATCGCCGATATGGTTAGCCGGATTAAAGCGATTCAACCGGACGGAATCGTATTCGTCGATAATTGTTACGGAGAATTCACGGAACAACGAGAACCGACCGAGGTCGGCGTAGATCTGATGGCAGGATCCCTGATCAAGAACCCCGGAGGGGGACTGGCTCCGAGCGGAGGTTACATTGCGGGTAAGCAGCGGTTGGTCGAGCTTGCCGCGTATCGGATGACCGCTCCGGGAATCGGCGGGGAAGTCGGAGCTATGCTCGGTACGACCCGTTCGATCTTCCAAGGATTATTTCTTGCCCCGTTACTCGTAGGACAAGCGGTTAAGGGGAGCATTTTCGCTTCGGCGATCTTCGAACGATTAGGTTTCGAAACGCACCCGAGGTGGAACGATCCCCGGACGGATTTGATTCAAGCGATCCGGTTCAGCGCGGCGGAACCTCTCGTTCATTTCGTGCAATCGATCCAGAAAGCGGCCGCGGTGGACGCTCACGTCGTTCCTGAGCCATGGGATATGCCCGGTTACGAGCATCCCGTTATTATGGCCGCCGGCACCTTCATTCAGGGGGGCAGCTTGGAATTATCCGCCGACGCTCCCGTACGCGAACCTTATATTGCCTATATGCAGGGGGGCTTAACTTACGCCCATGTGAAGTTCGCTGTAAAGGGAACGTTGCGGGAATTTCGGAAACGCGGATATTTGTGA
- the hflX gene encoding GTPase HflX, with protein MRQSSYDTGAGEQEKALLVSLVTDHVRRSGADPQHSLEELASLAETAGVEVIDSIMQNLDVPDKRYFVGKGKAQEIREMAEETGAMTAIFDQELSGAQVRNLEEVLDMKIIDRTQLILDIFAGRAKTREGILQVELAQLSYLLPRLSGHGKNLSRLGGGIGTRGPGETKLETDRRHIRDRITELKRQLETVTAHRNLHRERRRKVGAVQVALVGYTNAGKSTLLRQLTDADVLAEDKLFATLDPTSRNLTLPSGKEIILTDTVGFIQNLPHDLVAAFRATLEEAAEADLLLHVVDASSPMRVRQQKVVDEVLQELGAGGKPMLIVYNKIDLSSETALSMLTGGQDTIRVNAFVEQDMSRLREAIEDRILGEVAEFRIPASRGDLAALAYRVGEVLGQETDEDWLLLTVRLNPADMEKSGRALEAFRASE; from the coding sequence ATGCGACAAAGCAGCTATGATACGGGAGCCGGGGAGCAGGAGAAAGCTCTGCTCGTCAGCCTGGTAACCGACCACGTAAGAAGATCGGGAGCCGATCCGCAGCATTCGTTGGAAGAACTTGCTTCGCTAGCCGAAACGGCGGGCGTAGAAGTTATAGATTCGATCATGCAAAATCTGGACGTACCGGATAAAAGATATTTCGTCGGTAAAGGCAAAGCGCAAGAAATCCGCGAGATGGCCGAAGAGACCGGCGCGATGACGGCGATATTCGATCAAGAGCTCTCGGGAGCGCAGGTGAGAAACCTGGAAGAAGTATTGGATATGAAGATCATTGACCGCACTCAGCTTATTTTGGATATTTTCGCTGGGCGAGCCAAAACGCGGGAAGGGATTCTTCAGGTTGAGCTGGCTCAGCTCTCCTATCTGCTGCCGAGATTGTCCGGTCACGGTAAGAACCTGTCGCGTTTAGGCGGGGGTATCGGTACGAGAGGTCCCGGAGAGACAAAGCTGGAAACCGATCGCAGGCACATTCGGGACCGCATCACGGAATTGAAGCGACAGTTAGAAACGGTAACGGCCCATCGCAATCTGCACCGGGAGCGCCGACGCAAAGTCGGCGCGGTTCAGGTCGCGCTTGTCGGTTATACGAACGCGGGCAAATCGACGTTGCTTAGACAGCTTACGGACGCGGACGTCTTGGCGGAGGACAAGCTATTTGCTACATTGGACCCGACTTCCCGTAATTTGACCTTGCCAAGCGGCAAGGAAATCATCCTGACGGACACGGTAGGATTCATTCAGAACCTCCCGCATGATCTCGTAGCCGCCTTCCGCGCTACGTTGGAGGAAGCGGCCGAAGCCGATTTGCTGCTGCACGTCGTGGACGCTTCCTCGCCGATGCGCGTTAGGCAACAGAAAGTCGTAGACGAAGTGTTGCAAGAACTTGGAGCGGGCGGCAAGCCTATGTTGATCGTCTATAACAAAATCGATCTGAGTTCAGAGACCGCGTTATCCATGCTTACCGGGGGGCAGGACACGATCCGCGTGAACGCCTTCGTCGAACAGGATATGTCGCGTCTAAGGGAAGCTATCGAAGATCGCATTCTCGGGGAAGTCGCGGAGTTTCGCATTCCGGCATCCCGCGGAGATTTAGCCGCTTTAGCCTATCGCGTGGGAGAAGTATTGGGTCAGGAGACGGATGAGGATTGGCTTCTCCTTACGGTCAGGCTCAACCCGGCGGATATGGAGAAATCAGGCCGGGCGTTAGAGGCCTTTAGAGCTTCGGAGTAA
- a CDS encoding MerR family transcriptional regulator, whose product MGDEIRRNMALFPIGIVMKLTDLTARQIRYYEQHELIQPARTDGNQRLFSFNDVERLMEIKSLIEKGVNIAGIKQVMNPVGQDENDGTIINEVSEVKRREMSDSQLHRMLKQQLMTGKRPGQVSLIQGELSRFFKNK is encoded by the coding sequence ATGGGCGACGAGATTCGCAGGAATATGGCGTTGTTTCCGATCGGCATCGTAATGAAGCTGACCGACCTGACCGCCCGCCAAATTCGCTATTATGAGCAGCACGAACTGATTCAGCCTGCCCGTACGGACGGCAACCAACGTCTGTTCTCCTTCAACGACGTAGAGCGCTTGATGGAAATCAAGTCGTTGATCGAGAAGGGCGTAAATATCGCAGGGATTAAACAAGTCATGAATCCTGTCGGTCAGGACGAGAACGACGGAACGATCATCAACGAGGTGTCGGAAGTCAAGCGCCGCGAGATGAGCGATTCCCAGCTTCACCGGATGCTCAAGCAACAGCTGATGACCGGCAAGAGACCCGGTCAGGTGTCATTGATTCAAGGCGAGCTTTCCCGTTTCTTCAAAAACAAATAA